One Alicyclobacillus acidoterrestris DNA window includes the following coding sequences:
- a CDS encoding SLOG family protein, translating to MNIAIVGSRNYPNQDDIFWYINSLPIEDVVVSGGARGVDSYAETFARQRGMTVKVFHADWDKYGKSAGYRRNVDIVNYADKVVAFWDGKSKGTKHTIDIARKCGKPVDIYKPNGGDLHD from the coding sequence ATGAATATCGCCATTGTCGGTTCGCGAAACTATCCTAACCAAGATGATATTTTTTGGTACATTAATTCACTCCCCATTGAAGACGTTGTTGTATCAGGTGGCGCACGAGGAGTTGATTCATACGCTGAAACGTTTGCGCGTCAACGCGGGATGACAGTCAAGGTATTCCACGCCGATTGGGATAAATACGGAAAATCGGCTGGGTATCGAAGAAATGTAGATATTGTGAACTACGCAGACAAGGTTGTTGCATTTTGGGACGGTAAAAGCAAGGGAACTAAACATACGATTGATATTGCACGGAAATGCGGCAAACCAGTTGACATTTATAAACCGAATGGTGGTGACTTGCATGACTAA
- a CDS encoding helix-turn-helix domain-containing protein yields the protein MAQKIGILGSSLGDIELGKKRPSVQTLKKLCEFYGVSMEEIMDN from the coding sequence GTGGCTCAAAAAATCGGAATACTGGGAAGTTCTCTTGGCGATATCGAGCTTGGCAAAAAGAGACCATCTGTACAGACGCTAAAAAAGTTATGCGAATTTTACGGTGTTAGTATGGAAGAAATCATGGATAACTAG
- the dcm gene encoding DNA (cytosine-5-)-methyltransferase, translating to MPKFKYVSLFSGIGGFETALNRLGGECVLASEIDKYANRAYKLLYGHETAGDVTQIDASLVPDHDILVGGFPCQSFSVAGKRLGFDDARGTLFFEAARIASVKQPSFVFMENVKGLISHDKGKTLETMLFVLNDIGYAVDFAVLNSKYFGVPQNRERIFIIGKRTDEHVPWDIPPGNDVVTKAKRKLADMGLRTFNFPYPTNNIVTTRLLDILEDNVDEKYYISDEKAAKLLEQLNDTYYQQSDMQMVGMLDVKGADCTRRVYSSLGISLTLTTMGGGNREPKIVVQDHGELRERMDGLSTCVDANYHKGIDNHGARTAVVEYSRQTGIGKELDVAHTLNASDWRGLNRNQMQNAVIEVRALTERRTDEAKQIRREYREKYGRDFSPRRGKELVERDDEVANTLTSTQTVEQWLVIKPTYRIRKLTPLECFRLQGFPDDYYYKLKSDGISDTQLYKLAGNAVTVPVIEAIGRELVHMLEETNTYQSLANENTTYIQPYM from the coding sequence TTGCCCAAGTTTAAATATGTGTCACTGTTCAGTGGCATCGGCGGTTTCGAGACAGCACTTAATCGTCTCGGTGGCGAATGTGTGCTTGCATCGGAAATCGACAAGTATGCTAATCGTGCGTATAAGTTGTTGTATGGTCACGAAACGGCTGGTGATGTCACACAAATTGATGCATCACTCGTACCTGACCACGACATACTTGTGGGAGGTTTTCCCTGTCAATCATTCTCCGTCGCCGGTAAGCGTCTTGGATTTGATGATGCACGTGGTACACTGTTTTTCGAAGCAGCGCGTATCGCATCAGTCAAGCAACCGTCATTCGTGTTCATGGAAAATGTGAAAGGTTTAATCTCACATGATAAAGGTAAAACGTTGGAGACTATGTTGTTCGTGCTCAACGACATCGGGTATGCTGTGGATTTCGCCGTGTTGAATAGCAAATACTTCGGTGTGCCACAGAATCGCGAACGTATTTTTATCATTGGCAAACGAACTGATGAACATGTGCCGTGGGATATTCCACCTGGTAATGATGTCGTAACTAAGGCTAAACGTAAATTGGCTGATATGGGGTTACGAACGTTCAACTTCCCATATCCCACTAACAACATTGTAACCACTCGCCTACTCGATATACTCGAAGATAACGTTGACGAGAAATATTACATAAGCGATGAGAAAGCAGCGAAGTTGTTAGAGCAGTTGAACGATACATATTATCAACAAAGTGATATGCAAATGGTTGGTATGCTTGATGTCAAAGGTGCAGATTGTACGCGTCGAGTCTATTCATCCCTAGGCATTTCCCTCACATTAACCACGATGGGCGGTGGTAATCGGGAGCCGAAGATTGTAGTTCAAGATCATGGTGAATTACGCGAACGTATGGATGGGTTATCGACATGTGTTGACGCCAACTATCATAAGGGTATCGATAATCATGGCGCACGAACAGCGGTCGTCGAATATAGTCGGCAAACTGGCATCGGTAAAGAACTTGATGTGGCACACACACTTAACGCATCGGATTGGCGTGGTCTGAATCGAAATCAGATGCAGAACGCAGTAATTGAGGTGCGCGCATTAACCGAACGTCGTACCGATGAAGCAAAACAAATTCGGCGTGAGTATCGTGAAAAATATGGACGTGACTTTTCTCCTCGTCGTGGTAAAGAATTGGTTGAAAGAGATGATGAGGTGGCGAATACATTGACATCGACACAAACGGTTGAACAATGGTTGGTTATTAAGCCTACATATCGCATCCGTAAACTGACACCACTTGAATGTTTTCGTCTACAAGGGTTCCCTGATGACTACTATTATAAATTGAAGTCGGATGGCATTAGCGATACACAATTGTATAAGTTAGCAGGAAATGCGGTAACTGTTCCTGTGATTGAGGCCATTGGACGAGAACTGGTACATATGCTTGAAGAGACTAATACATATCAATCATTGGCTAATGAAAATACTACATACATTCAACCGTATATGTGA
- a CDS encoding ParM/StbA family protein encodes MKVIGLDVGRHSVKAYTDDKCAMFPAIIGTYRPLKLEYQRTPDDMEVEHIGKRYYVGNIANESRDGRRNFMATKAIDDTRILGLVAISRLAAHEEPVHLVIGHPITNHVPDEKERMKRLMLGATRY; translated from the coding sequence TTGAAGGTAATCGGATTGGATGTCGGGCGTCACAGTGTCAAAGCGTACACCGACGATAAATGTGCGATGTTTCCAGCCATCATAGGGACATATCGCCCACTCAAACTAGAATATCAGCGCACGCCAGATGATATGGAGGTTGAACATATCGGCAAACGGTATTACGTCGGAAACATAGCGAACGAGTCACGGGACGGACGCCGCAACTTTATGGCGACGAAGGCTATCGACGATACACGCATATTGGGATTAGTTGCGATATCGCGATTGGCTGCGCATGAGGAACCGGTACACTTAGTCATCGGTCACCCTATTACCAACCATGTACCGGATGAAAAGGAACGGATGAAACGGTTGATGTTGGGGGCAACACGCTATTGA
- the thyX gene encoding FAD-dependent thymidylate synthase has product MAETTMSVTLLAHTQLTEQMRDKLFMCDEPFDAYVAPPIDATHGQAVALSAIRTCYSPLKPSEIVEVEGDKYFGKQATDGGTGTDADRLFRQIVASKHTSTMEHITFTFAVEGVSRALLAQLTRHRVGFSFSVQSQRYVKLGSGDKSGGFDYVVPETINNSAALDIFVETMKRLQQVYDMLRHYGIPSEDARAILPNATATNLTMTANLRALLDFYSKRRKGRGAQHEITELAERLRECVVEVEPWTDAFFGGM; this is encoded by the coding sequence ATGGCTGAAACAACGATGTCGGTTACGCTATTAGCACATACGCAATTGACTGAACAAATGCGGGATAAATTGTTTATGTGTGACGAACCATTCGATGCATATGTTGCACCACCAATTGATGCAACACATGGACAGGCGGTTGCATTATCAGCTATTCGTACATGCTATTCCCCACTCAAACCATCTGAAATTGTAGAGGTTGAAGGTGATAAATATTTCGGCAAACAAGCAACTGATGGTGGTACGGGTACGGATGCAGATCGGCTATTTCGTCAAATTGTTGCATCTAAACACACTTCCACCATGGAGCATATTACCTTCACATTTGCCGTAGAAGGTGTATCACGTGCCCTACTCGCCCAACTTACGCGTCATCGTGTCGGATTTAGTTTCAGTGTACAGTCGCAACGGTACGTGAAATTGGGTAGCGGTGATAAGTCAGGTGGATTCGATTATGTTGTGCCGGAAACCATCAACAATTCTGCGGCTCTCGACATATTCGTTGAAACAATGAAAAGGTTGCAGCAAGTGTACGATATGTTACGGCATTACGGCATTCCATCAGAAGATGCACGCGCAATATTGCCCAACGCAACCGCAACAAACTTGACGATGACTGCTAATCTACGCGCTTTGCTCGATTTTTATAGCAAACGTCGAAAAGGTCGAGGTGCACAACACGAAATCACTGAACTGGCCGAACGGTTGCGTGAATGTGTGGTTGAGGTTGAACCATGGACAGATGCTTTTTTCGGAGGAATGTAA
- a CDS encoding ParM/StbA family protein, protein MPECASCVYLLPSKSGIVHGIDLGGATTNYVTWENGKWMDLRSGTLPYGVLNKEMEFHDLARLIAFDLMKHMWGFNGPVYTMGGTAEILAVALREYGLKDVVSIEEGVYANAKSYYTVGRLLSKKLQTQR, encoded by the coding sequence GTGCCGGAGTGTGCGAGTTGTGTGTATCTACTTCCGTCTAAATCGGGCATAGTACATGGGATCGACTTGGGTGGCGCGACAACAAATTATGTAACGTGGGAAAATGGAAAATGGATGGATTTGCGGTCGGGTACGTTGCCATACGGAGTGTTAAATAAGGAAATGGAGTTTCACGATTTAGCGCGATTGATTGCGTTCGATTTGATGAAACACATGTGGGGATTCAATGGACCAGTGTACACGATGGGCGGTACCGCCGAAATACTAGCAGTTGCGTTACGCGAATATGGATTGAAAGATGTTGTGTCCATCGAAGAAGGAGTGTACGCGAATGCAAAGTCATACTATACAGTTGGCCGGTTACTCAGTAAAAAGTTACAGACGCAGCGATAA
- a CDS encoding 3'-5' exoribonuclease domain-containing protein has product MKVFFDTEFTGLRKNTTLISIGLVAEDGRSFYAELTDYDESQVDDWLRKNVIANLTLTNQSLQLDDQGEHWNIHGSKSALNYWLQEWLSQFDAVEMWSDCLSYDWVLFNDIFGHAFNIPSNVYYIPFDICTLFKVAGVDPDISREEFAGVDDYGRKHNALYDARVIKACYDKLMEMIG; this is encoded by the coding sequence ATGAAGGTGTTTTTCGATACAGAGTTCACTGGGCTGCGTAAGAACACAACGTTAATTAGCATCGGATTGGTTGCTGAAGACGGGCGTTCATTTTATGCGGAATTAACCGATTACGATGAGTCACAAGTGGACGATTGGCTGCGCAAAAATGTGATTGCGAATTTAACACTCACCAATCAATCACTACAGCTAGATGACCAAGGTGAACATTGGAATATACATGGTAGTAAATCAGCACTCAATTATTGGCTACAGGAATGGCTATCCCAATTTGATGCTGTCGAGATGTGGTCAGATTGTCTGTCGTACGATTGGGTGTTATTCAACGATATATTCGGACATGCGTTCAACATACCATCCAATGTTTATTACATACCGTTTGACATTTGCACGCTGTTTAAAGTTGCTGGTGTTGATCCCGATATTAGTCGCGAAGAGTTTGCTGGTGTAGATGATTATGGACGCAAACACAACGCACTGTATGATGCCCGTGTGATTAAAGCATGTTATGACAAGTTGATGGAGATGATTGGATAA
- a CDS encoding GmrSD restriction endonuclease domain-containing protein, with product MISTSRVSKTVGQIALERKQIRLDIKFQRNDVWKLEDKSLLIHSLTQGYPVPDIYAVDKGDTYLWVLNGKQRTRAILGFIDGEYALADNTPSVELDDEEYEIANLTYKELPEILRQRFNNASIEFVQMRGMTEEQIEEAFIRLNRGIALKPIELTRAMAGSDVIEFVESIVTKPFFTDSVNFTSTMRSRFTHEELILQIMLLVANDGAGADIGGASVKEFVKWLRDTGISDKVSETINVVTDYLGEAFPIVEGAKRETFLRKTHLPNLFIVAMKALELEVPPLKFGGWAQQFFNRQRNGSAYNEATRGGSAKKENVQKRINVMIRDFEKHIDDAPVYQPKIPRPRGRRRNEDQLSA from the coding sequence GTGATTAGTACATCTAGGGTTAGTAAGACTGTTGGACAAATTGCTCTCGAACGCAAGCAGATTCGACTAGATATAAAATTTCAACGTAATGACGTATGGAAACTAGAAGATAAGTCCCTACTTATCCACTCGTTGACACAAGGTTATCCTGTGCCTGACATTTATGCGGTTGACAAAGGTGACACATACCTGTGGGTGCTAAACGGTAAACAACGTACAAGGGCAATATTGGGATTCATTGATGGAGAATACGCTTTGGCCGACAATACACCTTCCGTTGAGTTGGATGATGAGGAATATGAAATTGCTAACTTGACATATAAAGAACTACCAGAAATACTTCGGCAAAGGTTTAACAACGCTTCTATCGAGTTTGTGCAGATGCGTGGCATGACTGAGGAGCAGATTGAAGAGGCCTTTATCCGTCTCAACCGTGGTATTGCACTAAAACCAATTGAGTTGACGCGCGCTATGGCTGGGTCGGATGTAATTGAGTTTGTGGAGTCAATCGTAACAAAGCCATTTTTCACCGATAGTGTCAATTTCACATCGACAATGCGTAGTCGATTCACTCATGAAGAGTTGATTTTACAGATTATGCTATTGGTAGCCAATGATGGCGCAGGTGCTGATATCGGTGGTGCGTCCGTAAAAGAATTCGTCAAGTGGTTACGCGACACAGGCATATCAGATAAAGTGTCTGAAACAATCAATGTTGTGACCGACTATTTGGGTGAAGCGTTCCCTATTGTAGAAGGCGCTAAACGCGAAACATTCCTGCGTAAAACACACTTGCCCAATTTGTTCATAGTGGCTATGAAAGCATTGGAGTTAGAAGTGCCACCATTAAAGTTTGGCGGATGGGCACAGCAATTCTTTAATCGGCAACGAAATGGGAGCGCCTATAACGAAGCCACTCGTGGCGGTAGTGCTAAAAAGGAAAATGTGCAAAAGCGTATTAATGTTATGATACGCGATTTTGAGAAGCACATTGATGATGCACCGGTGTATCAGCCAAAGATTCCTCGCCCACGTGGACGCAGGAGAAACGAAGACCAATTGAGTGCATAA
- a CDS encoding M23 family metallopeptidase codes for MTTWRITSGWHEHDAAHSDHLHQGIDFGVAMDTPIRAFEGGVVDKVTHDNAGFGNAIWLKFNDGYTAVLGHLDKVYVKPGDHVYVQEIIARSGDSGHSTGPHLHLGIMDPHGEWINPERYINLHQVMEPSVLYGGGDWSHKVVSGWFSSIGNAIGDGVNGLLRELVHELTEQMPYIVVATLVIGGFLKMFGSKVWAPRLWIASGIGAAWMIFVKG; via the coding sequence ATGACAACTTGGCGCATTACGAGTGGATGGCATGAACATGACGCAGCGCACTCCGATCACCTACATCAAGGAATTGATTTTGGTGTCGCAATGGATACACCAATACGGGCGTTTGAGGGTGGCGTAGTCGACAAAGTTACACACGACAATGCTGGATTCGGCAATGCAATTTGGCTCAAATTTAATGATGGGTACACGGCTGTACTTGGGCATCTCGACAAAGTGTATGTCAAACCAGGCGACCATGTATATGTACAAGAAATCATCGCGCGTAGTGGGGATAGTGGACATAGCACTGGACCCCACCTTCATCTCGGAATTATGGACCCACATGGCGAATGGATTAATCCCGAACGATACATCAACTTACACCAAGTCATGGAACCGAGTGTGCTCTATGGTGGTGGTGACTGGTCACACAAAGTTGTGTCTGGATGGTTCAGTTCAATTGGCAATGCAATAGGCGATGGCGTCAATGGGCTTTTGCGAGAGCTTGTGCACGAATTAACCGAACAGATGCCATATATCGTTGTGGCAACGTTGGTTATTGGAGGATTTCTGAAGATGTTCGGAAGCAAAGTCTGGGCACCTAGATTATGGATTGCTTCTGGTATTGGTGCTGCATGGATGATATTTGTGAAGGGATGA
- a CDS encoding DUF2293 domain-containing protein, with protein MVQSAFELGNVKLEVFGFDTRNEEIIDIANIEELVENVFVSVRVDGDWIDAGTLDCFDTDNMTSDEVVALENSDLGIQSWLESLMSTIEDLRKERDEQEALQELYQDEAEESFDREDARIHALNTYKTISWELLAQRHYPKCQNIEVLVDIMQDNYLDGGILYRDGISADNIYAAVVAHYRHNHTDYDDEFILREDRPDIRREFNSVVRNEVRQFLGMEA; from the coding sequence ATGGTACAAAGCGCATTCGAACTTGGAAACGTAAAGTTGGAGGTGTTCGGGTTTGACACAAGGAATGAGGAAATAATCGATATCGCCAACATTGAAGAATTGGTGGAGAACGTGTTTGTGTCCGTCCGCGTAGATGGTGATTGGATTGATGCGGGTACACTGGATTGCTTCGACACGGACAACATGACATCGGATGAAGTTGTGGCACTCGAAAACTCTGACCTAGGCATACAGTCTTGGTTGGAATCCTTGATGAGTACAATCGAAGACTTGCGTAAAGAGCGTGATGAGCAGGAAGCACTACAGGAGTTGTATCAAGATGAGGCTGAAGAATCCTTTGACCGTGAGGACGCCCGTATTCATGCGCTAAATACCTACAAGACAATCTCGTGGGAGTTATTAGCCCAACGACACTATCCCAAGTGTCAAAACATTGAGGTTTTAGTGGATATCATGCAAGATAACTATCTCGACGGTGGTATCCTTTATCGAGACGGCATATCGGCAGACAACATTTACGCTGCGGTTGTCGCTCATTATCGACACAACCACACAGATTACGATGATGAGTTCATTTTGCGGGAGGATCGTCCCGATATACGCCGTGAATTTAATTCGGTAGTCCGTAACGAAGTACGTCAATTTTTGGGGATGGAAGCATGA
- a CDS encoding metallophosphoesterase family protein, translating into MGRLLALSDIHGCYDQFDAILLESNYNPDCDQLVLLGDYIDRGPRVRDVLQRVVQLKKDGAICLPGNHEDMCINALSPRNQLDGYLDMQLWVQNGGWSTLDAFEGYMYELDRYVAWFKTLPLYHETDHYIFTHAHMAPNTPVSEQTRDDLLWGRHELPVGVDKVNVHGHTPVDGVILVHDQLYVDTGCVFRGKLSMVELPKDGDIERMKVWDVY; encoded by the coding sequence ATGGGACGACTACTCGCTCTATCGGATATACACGGATGTTATGACCAATTTGACGCCATATTGCTCGAATCAAATTACAATCCAGATTGCGACCAATTGGTTCTCCTTGGCGATTACATTGACCGTGGGCCACGTGTGCGCGATGTCTTGCAGCGTGTCGTACAACTAAAGAAGGATGGTGCCATTTGTCTCCCTGGTAATCACGAGGACATGTGTATCAATGCCCTATCACCACGTAATCAACTCGATGGATACTTAGACATGCAATTGTGGGTTCAGAACGGCGGATGGTCGACATTGGACGCGTTTGAAGGGTATATGTACGAGTTGGACAGGTATGTCGCGTGGTTTAAAACATTGCCACTATATCACGAAACCGACCATTACATATTCACGCACGCGCACATGGCGCCAAATACACCCGTGTCAGAACAAACACGTGATGATTTGCTATGGGGTCGCCACGAACTCCCTGTTGGTGTTGACAAGGTTAACGTACACGGGCATACACCAGTGGATGGCGTGATACTAGTACACGATCAACTATATGTCGACACTGGCTGCGTGTTCCGTGGCAAACTGAGTATGGTTGAGTTGCCAAAGGATGGCGATATTGAGCGCATGAAAGTGTGGGATGTATACTGA
- a CDS encoding tyrosine-type recombinase/integrase: protein MLTTSVSSADTNYINLYLSMYETQSVETMKVYENTISGFVRFVGKPLNTVTVGDIIEYQKSISHLAVSTQRRMISTLKSLYKFLGGQPGYLIANPFAVYKLPKEQKNETIERVLSHDEVELIRSYLRSHNTRDWLLVTMLYTTGLRVSELINATWNDVYYDEEGHCGLRVVGKGNKVRYVKLQCALVDALQHYRSDCGLDEVEDAPLFVSRRGTKLTKEAVEQMVRKTVKEVGIHKRVTPHWFRHSAATSALYNGANVHQVQQLLGHSDMRVTSRYVHTINKLRDSAVDFINVEM, encoded by the coding sequence ATGCTGACAACGAGTGTGTCGTCTGCGGATACAAATTATATCAACTTGTACTTGTCAATGTATGAAACGCAGAGCGTTGAAACGATGAAAGTGTACGAAAACACAATTTCTGGATTCGTTCGATTTGTTGGCAAACCACTTAATACGGTCACGGTAGGGGATATCATCGAATACCAGAAGTCGATATCACACTTGGCTGTATCCACACAACGCCGGATGATTAGTACGCTTAAATCATTGTACAAATTTCTCGGCGGCCAACCAGGGTATCTTATCGCCAATCCATTCGCCGTATACAAATTGCCGAAGGAACAGAAGAATGAAACAATTGAGCGAGTGTTGTCGCATGATGAGGTGGAATTAATTCGTTCATATTTACGGTCGCACAATACTCGTGACTGGCTATTGGTGACGATGTTGTATACAACCGGTTTGCGTGTTAGTGAATTAATCAACGCCACCTGGAACGATGTATATTATGACGAAGAAGGACATTGCGGATTGCGTGTGGTGGGGAAGGGGAACAAAGTCCGCTACGTGAAATTGCAATGTGCTTTAGTCGATGCGTTACAACATTACCGTTCGGACTGTGGATTGGATGAGGTAGAGGATGCACCACTATTTGTTAGTCGACGAGGAACTAAATTGACGAAAGAAGCCGTAGAGCAAATGGTGCGCAAAACTGTCAAAGAGGTTGGTATTCATAAACGAGTCACGCCACACTGGTTTAGACATAGTGCAGCAACATCGGCACTGTATAACGGGGCGAATGTGCATCAGGTGCAACAATTACTCGGCCACAGTGACATGCGCGTTACCAGTCGATACGTTCACACAATCAATAAGTTACGTGACTCGGCTGTGGATTTTATCAACGTGGAAATGTGA
- a CDS encoding ATP-dependent Clp protease proteolytic subunit, which translates to MNRRLLLFDEINSGTVSKLIEKINEINNHDDEQVLKVVGHQRLPITLAINSPGGNVTDGFALVGAIESSETPIHTVAMGLVASMSLLIFLSGHKRFVHNLAIFMYHDMNGCTWGTLTERMRRQKEDTRWMKMYDDYVISKTKIRQEQLDQIKGTVNEWYIYADEALSLGLAESELVRC; encoded by the coding sequence TTGAATCGGAGATTGTTGTTATTTGATGAGATTAATAGTGGTACAGTTTCTAAACTAATTGAGAAAATAAATGAGATTAACAACCACGATGATGAACAGGTATTGAAGGTGGTTGGCCATCAGCGTTTACCGATTACACTGGCTATCAATAGTCCTGGCGGCAACGTTACGGATGGATTTGCATTAGTAGGTGCTATAGAGTCAAGTGAAACACCGATTCATACTGTCGCAATGGGATTAGTGGCTAGTATGTCGTTGCTTATATTTCTATCTGGTCATAAGAGATTTGTACATAATTTGGCCATTTTTATGTACCACGACATGAACGGGTGCACATGGGGCACTTTGACTGAACGTATGCGACGACAAAAAGAAGATACGCGCTGGATGAAAATGTACGACGACTACGTAATCAGTAAGACGAAAATTAGGCAAGAACAGCTAGATCAAATTAAAGGTACAGTGAACGAATGGTACATATATGCGGATGAAGCATTGTCACTCGGTTTGGCAGAAAGTGAGTTGGTGAGATGTTAA
- a CDS encoding helix-turn-helix transcriptional regulator → MDTITPLKRMLMERGLKNRWLATQIGMDESSLSLIVNGKRKPTIDTAIRIARALDTTVEDLWYWTISNGGDTDS, encoded by the coding sequence ATGGATACGATAACTCCACTTAAACGAATGTTAATGGAACGCGGATTGAAGAATAGATGGCTGGCCACGCAGATAGGGATGGATGAATCCAGCTTGAGTCTCATCGTTAATGGCAAACGCAAACCAACAATCGATACCGCCATACGCATCGCACGCGCACTCGACACAACGGTCGAAGATTTATGGTATTGGACGATAAGTAACGGCGGAGATACAGATTCGTAA
- a CDS encoding DUF4442 domain-containing protein: MTNQFVRPTLQRCPACGYAGDFISLNHIRTVHGIATRDEFERTYGTLIEIDARVPPHIREWAREMSKDYMSKAHRRYIGIS, translated from the coding sequence ATGACTAATCAATTCGTACGCCCTACTCTACAACGTTGTCCTGCATGTGGATATGCTGGCGATTTCATATCACTAAATCATATTCGTACTGTACACGGCATAGCCACACGAGATGAGTTTGAGCGTACATATGGAACGCTGATTGAAATCGATGCACGTGTACCACCACATATACGTGAATGGGCACGTGAGATGAGTAAGGATTATATGAGCAAAGCACATCGTCGATATATCGGCATTAGTTGA